From one Felis catus isolate Fca126 chromosome E2, F.catus_Fca126_mat1.0, whole genome shotgun sequence genomic stretch:
- the ZNF175 gene encoding zinc finger protein 175, which translates to MPTQLWAPGKKGLAHKRDREVTPRGDMTAGENLPQRSQALGSEEQDGPCEVSVSFEDVTMDFSREEWEQLGPTQRCLYWDVMLEICSHLLSLGYPIPRPEMIFRMEKEEEPWIREAQLPHQWHPEGEFGLKTSRQKIFEKASFRDGKELAAPGGGSRCSVLGDVNPTTRGLQKQGEPSRHGALLSRETPDTERDSGCKDPGKITPVRPHLVSPQKRPPKRGSFAKSLKPNLEGSPQKQIDGTEHLDGTVGSGRLLPHSPSGPGYKNVRPGENLCEGNPHTKVGSRKPPHAQHRVHTWEKPDKCAECGRGFGQKPPLEQQRFHGVENLQESGKCTTSLAPRPDLGAYLPAHAGHVPYICKECGKVFAQRSELTTHQKSHARQKPHKCQECGKAFFQALSLFRHQRTHTRGKLYECGECGKGFSQKSTLAIHQKIHAGERQYVCGECGKAFTQKSALSLHRRIHSGEKAYVCLACGQAFVQKAHLTVHQRSHTGEKPYKCSDCGRAFICKSQLDIHRRIHTGEKPYECRDCAKAFTQKSHLNMHRKIHTGERQHVCRDCGKAFTQKSILNMHQRTHTGEKPYKCRDCGRAFTAKSQFREHQRVHTGEKPYVCAECGKAFNGRSNFHKHQMTHTRGKTFACHTCGTAFGQKSELMAHRRTHVGQRPHECGDCGKSFSKKPQLQVHRRIHTGETPYACPQCGKAFNNRSNFNKHQTTHTRDRPYESTSCMKGITQTSVPSMHQQ; encoded by the exons GTATCAGTGTCGTTTGAGGATGTGACCATGGACTTCAGCAGGGAGGAGTGGGAGCAGCTGGGCCCCACCCAGAGATGCCTGTACTGGGACGTGATGCTGGAGATCTGCAGCCACCTCCTCTCCCTGG GGTACCCCATTCCCAGGCCAGAGATGATTTTCAggatggaaaaggaagaggagccATGGATAAGGGAGGCTCAGCTCCCACATCAGTGGCATCCAG AAGGGGAGTTTGGACTCAAAACCTCACgacagaaaatttttgaaaaagcttCGTTTCGCGACGGTAAGGAACTTGCGGCCCCGGGAGGCGGGTCACGGTGCTCCGTCTTGGGAGATGTGAACCCCACAACGAGGGGTCTGCAGAAGCAAGGGGAACCTTCGCGGCACGGGGCTCTCCTCAGTAGGGAAACACcggatacagagagagacagcgggtGTAAAGACCCGGGAAAAATCACTCCTGTGAGGCCCCATCTTGTTTCTCCACAAAAAAGACCTCCTAAACGTGGCTCATTTGCGAAAAGTTTGAAGCCCAACCTAGAAGGAAGTCCTCAAAAGCAAATTGACGGCACAGAACACCTCGATGGGACTGTCGGCTCTGGCCGGCTACTCCCCCATAGCCCTTCCGGTCCTGGCTACAAGAACGTTCGTCCAGGAGAGAACCTGTGTGAAGGGAATCCACATACGAAAGTCGGCAGCCGTAAACCGCCACACGCACAACATCGAGTTCATACCTGGGAGAAACCCGATAAATGTGCCGAATGTGGCAGGGGCTTCGGCCAGAAGCCACCCCTCGAGCAGCAGAGATTCCACGGCGTGGAAAACCTCCAGGAGAGCGGGAAATGCACGACGAGCCTTGCCCCGCGGCCAGACCTCGGCGCGTATCTGCCCGCTCACGCAGGACACGTTCCGTACATATGTAAGGAGTGTGGGAAAGTCTTCGCTCAGAGGTCGGAACTGACGACACACCAGAAAAGCCACGCTAGACAGAAGCCCCACAAATGCCAGGAATGCGGAAAAGCCTTTTTCCAGGCGTTATCTCTCTTCAGACACCAGAGAACCCACACTCGAGGGAAGCTGTACGAGTGCGGCGAGTGTGGGAAAGGCTTCTCCCAGAAGTCCACCCTCGCCATCCATCAGAAAATCCACGCCGGCGAGCGGCAGTATGTGTGCGGCgagtgtgggaaggccttcaCCCAGAAGTCCGCGCTCAGCCTGCACCGGAGGATCCACTCGGGGGAGAAGGCCTACGTGTGCCTCGCGTGCGGCCAGGCCTTCGTGCAGAAGGCCCACCTGACCGTGCATCAGAGAAGCCACACCGGAGAGAAGCCCTACAAGTGCAGCGACTGCGGGAGAGCCTTCATTTGCAAGTCGCAGCTCGACATCCATCGCCGCATCCACACCGGGGAGAAGCCGTACGAGTGCCGTGACTGTGCAAAAGCCTTCACGCAGAAGTCACACCTCAACATGCACCGGAAGATCCACAcgggagagagacagcacgtgtgCCGTGACTGCGGCAAGGCCTTCACCCAGAAGTCCATCCTCAACATGCACCAGCGCACCCACACCGGAGAGAAGCCCTACAAGTGCCGCGACTGCGGCAGAGCCTTCACCGCCAAGTCACAGTTCAGAGAGCACCAGCGGGtccacacgggcgagaagccctaCGTGTGCGCCGAGTGTGGGAAGGCTTTCAACGGCAGGTCCAATTTCCACAAACATCAGATGACTCACACGAGAGGGAAGACCTTTGCCTGCCACACGTGCGGGACTGCCTTTGGCCAGAAATCAGAGCTGATGGCACATCGGAGAACTCACGTCGGACAGAGGCCTCACGAATGCGGGGACTGCGGGAAATCCTTCAGTAAGAAACCACAGCTCCAAGTGCACCGGCGAATTCACACGGGAGAGACGCCCTATGCATGTCCTCAGTGTGGGAAGGCCTTCAACAACAGATCCAATTTTAATAAACACCAAACAACTCATACCAGAGACAGACCTTACGAGAGCACTTCCTGCATGAAAGGCATTACCCAGACCTCCGTTCCCAGTATGCATCAGCAATAA